In Candidatus Palauibacter australiensis, the following are encoded in one genomic region:
- a CDS encoding aminotransferase class I/II-fold pyridoxal phosphate-dependent enzyme gives MKIHTARRTHGFTESVIRMMTRLSNEHGAINLSQGFPDFESPDTLKIGAARAIYDDVNQYAITWGAKRYRDALAASYRDWYGLDVDPEAHLTITCGATEAMMAVLLAVVDPGEEVIVFEPFYENYGPDTTLCDATPVFVPLTAEWQIDFDRLRAAFSDRTRAIIVNTPNNPTGRVFSRDELEKIAILCQEFDAYAITDEVYEHILYDGARHIPMATLPGMRDRTITISAASKTFAVTGWRMGTVVAHPELSDAIRKVHDFLTVGAAAPLQEGVATGLEMLPPSYYEGLADVYGAKRDLFYPALVEAGFRCRKPEGAYYVLADFSDLSDLPDDEFAFWLTRTIGVAPVPGSSFFHNPEDGRKLVRFAFCKTEALLEQAAERLVTIKARV, from the coding sequence TCGGATGATGACCCGGCTCTCGAACGAACACGGAGCCATCAACCTCTCGCAGGGTTTTCCCGACTTCGAGTCGCCCGACACGCTGAAGATCGGCGCCGCGCGCGCGATCTACGATGACGTGAACCAGTACGCGATCACGTGGGGTGCGAAACGGTACCGCGACGCGCTCGCCGCGAGCTACCGCGACTGGTACGGGCTCGACGTCGATCCGGAAGCGCACCTCACGATCACCTGCGGGGCCACCGAGGCGATGATGGCGGTGCTCCTGGCGGTCGTGGACCCGGGGGAGGAAGTCATCGTCTTCGAGCCGTTCTACGAGAACTACGGGCCGGACACCACGCTCTGCGACGCGACCCCCGTGTTCGTACCGCTGACCGCGGAGTGGCAGATCGACTTCGACCGCCTGCGCGCGGCGTTCAGCGACCGGACGCGCGCGATCATCGTGAACACCCCGAACAACCCCACGGGCCGCGTGTTCAGCCGCGACGAACTCGAGAAGATCGCGATCCTGTGCCAGGAGTTCGACGCCTACGCGATCACGGACGAGGTCTACGAGCACATCCTCTACGACGGTGCGCGGCACATTCCGATGGCGACGCTTCCCGGCATGCGGGACCGGACGATTACGATCAGCGCCGCCTCGAAGACGTTCGCGGTCACGGGCTGGCGGATGGGGACGGTCGTCGCGCACCCGGAGTTGTCGGACGCCATCCGCAAGGTCCACGACTTCCTCACCGTGGGAGCCGCCGCGCCGCTCCAGGAAGGCGTCGCTACCGGCCTCGAGATGCTTCCGCCGTCCTACTATGAAGGGCTCGCCGATGTGTACGGCGCGAAACGGGACCTTTTCTATCCCGCGCTCGTGGAGGCGGGGTTCCGCTGCCGCAAGCCGGAGGGCGCGTACTACGTCCTCGCGGACTTCTCCGACCTCTCGGATCTGCCGGATGACGAGTTCGCGTTCTGGCTCACGCGCACGATCGGCGTCGCGCCCGTTCCCGGATCCAGCTTCTTCCACAACCCGGAGGATGGGCGCAAGCTCGTGCGGTTCGCCTTCTGCAAGACGGAGGCGCTGCTCGAGCAGGCCGCCGAGAGGCTCGTAACGATCAAAGCCCGGGTGTGA